Proteins encoded by one window of Desulfomicrobium macestii:
- the murA gene encoding UDP-N-acetylglucosamine 1-carboxyvinyltransferase has protein sequence MDKLVIEGGVPLKGEVRISGSKNAALPILLASILVEGEVRLTNVPNLRDIATTLKLLELLGCRAEFNDGDVLLHSCDLKPEAPYDLVRTMRASVLCLGPLLARLGRARVAMPGGCAIGARPVDLHLKGLEQMGAVFELESGDIVGTCDRLKGAHIHLDFPTVGGTEHLIMAAVLAEGETVLENAAREPEIQDLAEFLNTCGARITGHGTSVVHIEGVESLHGCSYPVMPDRIEAGTYLVAAGMTKGDLTLRDCPVDALDAVISKLREMGMIIEGDRDLLTASVDGPLNCVDLSTRPYPGFPTDMQAQIMALMCVSRGAGVITEGIFENRFMHVQELARLGAHITLSGQSAMVRGVDSLKGATVMASDLRASACLVLAGLAATGRTDVRRIYHLDRGYEQMEVKLASVGARIRREKE, from the coding sequence ATGGATAAGCTTGTCATAGAAGGTGGCGTCCCGCTCAAGGGCGAGGTCCGCATCAGTGGTTCTAAGAACGCGGCCCTGCCCATTCTGCTCGCTTCGATTCTGGTCGAAGGCGAGGTGCGTCTCACCAATGTCCCGAATCTGCGCGACATCGCCACCACGCTGAAACTGCTCGAACTGCTCGGCTGCCGCGCCGAATTCAATGACGGCGACGTGCTGCTGCATTCGTGCGATTTGAAGCCCGAGGCGCCCTATGACCTGGTGCGCACCATGCGCGCCTCCGTGCTGTGCCTGGGGCCGCTTCTGGCGAGGCTCGGCCGGGCGCGGGTGGCCATGCCCGGCGGCTGCGCCATCGGTGCGCGGCCCGTGGATCTGCACCTCAAGGGGTTGGAGCAGATGGGTGCCGTCTTTGAACTCGAGAGCGGCGACATCGTCGGCACCTGCGACCGCCTCAAGGGGGCCCATATCCACCTTGATTTCCCTACCGTGGGCGGCACCGAGCACCTGATCATGGCCGCTGTGCTGGCTGAAGGCGAGACCGTGCTCGAGAACGCGGCCCGCGAGCCGGAAATCCAGGATCTGGCGGAATTTTTGAACACCTGCGGGGCGCGCATCACCGGCCACGGCACCAGCGTCGTGCATATCGAAGGCGTCGAATCCCTGCACGGCTGCTCCTATCCCGTCATGCCCGATCGCATCGAGGCCGGCACCTATCTGGTGGCCGCCGGGATGACAAAGGGCGACCTGACCCTGCGGGACTGCCCGGTGGATGCGCTTGACGCCGTCATCTCGAAATTGCGCGAAATGGGCATGATCATCGAGGGCGACCGCGATCTGCTGACGGCCAGCGTCGACGGCCCCCTGAATTGCGTCGATCTTTCGACCAGGCCCTATCCCGGCTTCCCCACGGACATGCAGGCTCAGATCATGGCGCTCATGTGCGTCAGCCGTGGCGCGGGCGTGATCACCGAAGGCATCTTCGAGAACCGCTTCATGCACGTGCAGGAGCTGGCCCGCCTTGGCGCGCACATCACCCTCTCGGGACAGAGCGCCATGGTGCGCGGGGTGGATTCACTGAAAGGCGCCACGGTCATGGCCTCGGACCTGCGCGCCAGCGCCTGCCTGGTCCTGGCCGGCCTGGCGGCAACGGGACGCACCGACGTGCGCCGCATCTATCACCTCGACCGGGGCTACGAACAGATGGAAGTGAAGCTGGCTTCCGTCGGCGCCAGGATCAGGCGCGAAAAGGAATAG